CATTTCTTACCCGTTCATCCTGTATTTCTGGAAGCAACTTTTCAGTCATATTGATGGTGTCGATACCAGAAAGTGTTCTTCGTATGGTTTTTGGAAGAATTTCGGACACGTAAGTATGATTTTTACTTTCAAGATACTCCATATTTCTAAGTATTACTTCATTTTCCCCAATACTTCCATCATATCTTATCATTTTTGTCCCCCCGGATCTAACATTTATCTAAATTAAAATTTATAAAAAGAAGTATATATGTTTTATTAAGTAATATATCCTTCAAAACATCATATGCGAACATAAATTCAATTTACAATATGAAAAGGCGAGTTATGGAGCAGGTTCGAAAGTTAAAAAGTGAAAATATTAATAAACTCATTTTGAGATACGTCATCCCCTCAATTGCAGGTACCGTCATTATTGGAATTTATAGCATAATTGACGGGATATTTATTGGAAGAACCGTCGGAGCTGAAGGTCTTGCAGGAGTAACACTCGCATTTCCAGTTTTAATTGCAATTGGATCCATTGGAATTATGATTGGAGCGGGTGCTTCTGCAATAATTTCAATAAGTCTTGGAAAAAAAGATTATGAAATGGCTTCTCGCATTTTAAAAACTGCATTTTACTACATTATCTTAATAAGCTTTATAATTACATTTTTAGGATTATTGTTTATTGATCCAGTTATTTCAGGCCTGAATCTTACGAAAAATTTGGAAAACTACGTTTTGCAATATTCAAAAATAATAATTATTGGGGCAATTGCACAAATTTTTGCAATATCTCTTGACCCAATACTTCGAAATGACGGCTTTCCAAAGAAATCTATGATAATACTGACTTTGATGTCAGTATTTAACATTTTACTCGATTACATCTTGATAGTTGTATTTAATTTTGGAGTTATGGGGGCGGCTACTGCAACCGTGTTTGCACAAGCCCTTGGATCAGTTTTGTACCTAAAACATTTTTTGCTAGGTAAATCAAACGTAAAAATTGGAAAGAATAGTCCATTTTCTGAATTTTCAATTATAAAACGAATTGCAAAAACCGGATTTTCACCATTTATTATGGAACTTGCATTTGGAATATTGATGATAGTACACAATATCCAGTTTATAAGGTATGGTAGTTCCCTAGACGTTTCTGCATACGGTATTGTAATATATATCACGTCATTTTTATACATGGTGTATTTAGGGATTTCAGAAGGCGTTCAGCCATTAATAAGCTATAATTACGGGGCTAAAAAATTTAATAGAGTTTTTGAAATATTAAAAAAAGCAGTATTCATTAACGCAAT
This DNA window, taken from Methanococcus maripaludis, encodes the following:
- a CDS encoding MATE family efflux transporter, with translation MEQVRKLKSENINKLILRYVIPSIAGTVIIGIYSIIDGIFIGRTVGAEGLAGVTLAFPVLIAIGSIGIMIGAGASAIISISLGKKDYEMASRILKTAFYYIILISFIITFLGLLFIDPVISGLNLTKNLENYVLQYSKIIIIGAIAQIFAISLDPILRNDGFPKKSMIILTLMSVFNILLDYILIVVFNFGVMGAATATVFAQALGSVLYLKHFLLGKSNVKIGKNSPFSEFSIIKRIAKTGFSPFIMELAFGILMIVHNIQFIRYGSSLDVSAYGIVIYITSFLYMVYLGISEGVQPLISYNYGAKKFNRVFEILKKAVFINAILGICSFLTILNFPNLLIKIFNPHDTNLIATTTVGLEIHNFAILILGVSMVLTMYFLATEQPRIAGFLSLGRTIIFILPAIIVFPIYFGIKGIWWATVFSEYMGLIFTIYFIAKEIKKIKRRI